AATCGCTCCCGCCAACCCTGCGAATGCGCCGCTCAACAGAAGGGAAAGCACCACATAACGAGGAACTTTGATTCCCGCATATCGCGAGGCGAAGGGGCTTTGTCCCACCGCGCGAATCCGATATCCAAGTACGGTGCGCCAAAGGAGGATATAAACAAGAATCGCAAGGATGATTGCGATCAAAGCCCCCAAATGCAGTCGTGTGGGAGCCAATCGCGCAAGATGAAAGGCGTCTTCGAGTCTCGCCGTTTGCGGGATTTTGGAGGCAAGCAGTGCTTGCGAAGGATCGATCATCGGTCCGCGAAGTAGGAAGTTCATCAATTGCACGGCAATCGCGTTCATCATCACCGTGCTTAGGATCTCATTAACATTGAAATATGCCTTAAGAGAACCGGGGATCCCGCCCCAGATCGCACCGCCGAGAAAACCTGCAATCAATGCTAATGTGATGACCAGCCACCCGGGCGCGCCCGTGAAGGTCAACCCGATCCACGTTGCCAGCACTGCGCCGATGATCATTTGTCCTTCCCCGCCGATGTTGATCACATCGCCGCGGAACGAGATACAAATCCCGAGTGCCACCAAAAGCAACGGCGTGGCTTTGACCAGGGTCTCCGCAAAGGAATTGGCGCTACCGAACGCGCCGTCCCACAATGCGGCATAGGCGGTGATGGGATTGACCTTCAAGATCAGCAACATCAATGCACCGACCGCCAAGGCGGCAAGGGTGGCAATCACGGGAAGCAACGCGTCGAACAGGGTCTCAAGTCGTTGTCGCATCAGGATGATTCCTCTCAGGCGCCGATATCGGAAAATAAAACCGTCATGGAAAAATCAACTCCAGGTTTGAACAAGGGTCAAACGAAGGACGGAATCGTCGAAATAGTTCACACCGCAAGCAAGCGGAAGATTATTCCTCCCGTAAAACGTCACATTCAACTGCAAGATCGCCCTGCCCGCATCGCCGCCCAGAACGTCGCGGGTTTCCTCCGCGATCAAAACAGAATGAATATCTGTTATGGCAAAGGCAATCTTTTGATGGAAGTAATTTTTGAATATATCGCGAATATGAATTCCCCCATCCATATTTTCCAGCGGTTCACGCAGCAGAGCGGCTGGCACGGCATTATCTGCCAGAATGACGGGACACTCATCCGCATGGAAGACCCGTTGAAAATGGATCACTTCGTCGCCGGGCTCCAAGGCAAGCACGTGTGCCTCCTTTTCGCTGGCGGGCTTTCGCTTCATGGCTAACAGGCGTATGGAAGACTTGTATCCATTGCCTTCAATCAATTGGACCAGGTCCCATAAATTGCCGGGTTGGACGCTCGCCTGCTTTATGCGGGCATTGACGAAGGTGCCATTACCCTAGATTCGCAGGATCAAACCATTCGCTGCAAGTTTTGCAAGCGCCGTCCGCACCGTGGCGCGGCTCACCCCCAGTTCATCAGACAATTCACTCTCCGATGGGATTCGACTCCCGGGCGTGTACGATCCATCCCGAATACGTTCCAGAAGGATCTCATCGACTGCATTGGAAACTGACCGCGTTTGAATGAGGTTCATTGGTAGGAGGATAGTCGTCTGACCTTTTTTGTACAATATTATACAAACGCCTTCAAGTGAC
This portion of the Anaerolineales bacterium genome encodes:
- a CDS encoding winged helix-turn-helix transcriptional regulator produces the protein MNLIQTRSVSNAVDEILLERIRDGSYTPGSRIPSESELSDELGVSRATVRTALAKLAANGLILRI
- a CDS encoding UTRA domain-containing protein, with protein sequence MKRKPASEKEAHVLALEPGDEVIHFQRVFHADECPVILADNAVPAALLREPLENMDGGIHIRDIFKNYFHQKIAFAITDIHSVLIAEETRDVLGGDAGRAILQLNVTFYGRNNLPLACGVNYFDDSVLRLTLVQTWS
- a CDS encoding ABC transporter permease, which gives rise to MRQRLETLFDALLPVIATLAALAVGALMLLILKVNPITAYAALWDGAFGSANSFAETLVKATPLLLVALGICISFRGDVINIGGEGQMIIGAVLATWIGLTFTGAPGWLVITLALIAGFLGGAIWGGIPGSLKAYFNVNEILSTVMMNAIAVQLMNFLLRGPMIDPSQALLASKIPQTARLEDAFHLARLAPTRLHLGALIAIILAILVYILLWRTVLGYRIRAVGQSPFASRYAGIKVPRYVVLSLLLSGAFAGLAGAIQVYGVNYRMITDGSASGFTGSAGFNGIVAALFGQLHPLWSIPASILFGALLVGANKMQRVMQVPSALITVMNGLVVVFVVSSEIWRRRRQRRRLAAAPDVEISTKQQQPEVRNEAKQ